In one Populus nigra chromosome 12, ddPopNigr1.1, whole genome shotgun sequence genomic region, the following are encoded:
- the LOC133670070 gene encoding subtilisin-like protease SBT3.6, translating into MHRRTKFSFFSSPSLILLLLVVIFVIEMAESVPSTADSSKSVQIVYTEKPQDEEPEAYHIRTLASVLGSEDAAKEALIYSYKTAASGFSAKLTPEQVEQISKLPGVLQVVPSKTLQLHTGPGIGRLH; encoded by the exons ATGCACAGAAGAACCAAATTCTCCTTCTTTTCATCACCATCGTTAATTTTGTTGTTGCTCGTCGTCATCTTTGTTATCGAAATGGCCGAGTCTGTTCCATCAACGGCTGATTCATCAAAATCGGTTCAGATTGTCTACACTGAGAAACCTCAGGATGAGGAGCCTGAGGCTTACCATATCCGAACCCTCGCCTCTGTTCTTGGCAG CGAGGATGCTGCAAAGGAGGCATTGATTTATAGTTACAAGACAGCTGCAAGTGGATTCTCTGCCAAGCTGACACCAGAACAAGTTGAACAAATCTCAA AACTACCAGGTGTTCTTCAGGTTGTCCCCAGCAAGACACTTCAGCTGCATACAGGACCTGGGATTGGGAGGCTGCATTAA
- the LOC133669348 gene encoding large ribosomal subunit protein bL21c-like isoform X2: MATSSSTTLVALCSSLTTQCKISNAQNPPLSKSLCLSKPNSGSLSKTTQNLSSSSLIFSKRPTFFANPPKFSESEALVVEAEPEVPVSEANPEPAATQVVEVAKEEPPKREEIFAVVMVGSRQYIVIPGRWLYVQRLKGANVNDKVNLNKVLLVGTRTSAYIGKPVVTNATVHAVVEEQGLDAKKIVFKYKKKKNYRRNIGHRQCFDHGLRWIA; the protein is encoded by the exons ATGGCTACTTCTTCTTCCACAACACTTGTAGCTCTCTGTTCTTCTTTAACCACTCAATGCAAAATCTCCAATGCCCAAAACCCACCTCTCTCTAAATCTCTTTGCCTCTCCAAACCCAATTCCGGGTCTTTATCAAAGACCACTCAAAATTTATCCTCctcttctcttattttctcTAAAAGACCCACATTTTTTGCCAATCCCCCCAAGTTTTCTGAATCTGAAGCTCTTGTTGTTGAAGCAGAGCCTGAAGTACCTGTGTCAGAGGCTAACCCTGAGCCTGCTGCCACGCAGGTGGTTGAGGTTGCTAAGGAAGAGCCACCCAAGCGTGAGGAGATTTTTGCTGTTGTTATG GTAGGATCTCGCCAGTACATTGTTATCCCGGGGCGATGGCTCTATGTGCAGAGGCTAAAAGGTGCTAATGTCAATGATAAG GTAAATCTGAATAAGGTGTTACTTGTGGGAACAAGAACAAGTGCCTATATTGGAAAACCAGTGGTGACTAATGCTACTGTTCATGCTGTAGTTGAAGAGCAG GGATTAGATGCTAAAAAGATTGTCTTCAaatacaagaagaagaaaaactacaGGAGAAATATTGGTCACCGACAG TGTTTTGACCATGGTTTGAGGTGGATCGCATAA
- the LOC133669348 gene encoding large ribosomal subunit protein bL21c-like isoform X1, translated as MATSSSTTLVALCSSLTTQCKISNAQNPPLSKSLCLSKPNSGSLSKTTQNLSSSSLIFSKRPTFFANPPKFSESEALVVEAEPEVPVSEANPEPAATQVVEVAKEEPPKREEIFAVVMVGSRQYIVIPGRWLYVQRLKGANVNDKVNLNKVLLVGTRTSAYIGKPVVTNATVHAVVEEQGLDAKKIVFKYKKKKNYRRNIGHRQPNTRIRITGITGYQDYPVSTLDS; from the exons ATGGCTACTTCTTCTTCCACAACACTTGTAGCTCTCTGTTCTTCTTTAACCACTCAATGCAAAATCTCCAATGCCCAAAACCCACCTCTCTCTAAATCTCTTTGCCTCTCCAAACCCAATTCCGGGTCTTTATCAAAGACCACTCAAAATTTATCCTCctcttctcttattttctcTAAAAGACCCACATTTTTTGCCAATCCCCCCAAGTTTTCTGAATCTGAAGCTCTTGTTGTTGAAGCAGAGCCTGAAGTACCTGTGTCAGAGGCTAACCCTGAGCCTGCTGCCACGCAGGTGGTTGAGGTTGCTAAGGAAGAGCCACCCAAGCGTGAGGAGATTTTTGCTGTTGTTATG GTAGGATCTCGCCAGTACATTGTTATCCCGGGGCGATGGCTCTATGTGCAGAGGCTAAAAGGTGCTAATGTCAATGATAAG GTAAATCTGAATAAGGTGTTACTTGTGGGAACAAGAACAAGTGCCTATATTGGAAAACCAGTGGTGACTAATGCTACTGTTCATGCTGTAGTTGAAGAGCAG GGATTAGATGCTAAAAAGATTGTCTTCAaatacaagaagaagaaaaactacaGGAGAAATATTGGTCACCGACAG CCAAATACTCGGATAAGGATAACAGGTATCACTGGCTATCAAGACTACCCTGTATCTACTCTTGATTCATAG
- the LOC133670275 gene encoding uncharacterized membrane protein At4g09580-like isoform X1: MASARNLVVEIAAGNERGKVLTMRDEEKAKEDDSPSAKRSKFERFPLTRWELAAALGVFLVFSTGLFCIYLTMPAADYGKLKLPRSISDLRLLKDNLATYVSEYPAQFILGYCSTYIFMQTFMIPGTIFMSLLAGALFGIVRGLFLVVFNATAGASSCFFLSKLIGRPLVNWLWPEKMRFFQAEIAKRKEKLLNYMLFLRVTPTLPNLFINLASPIVDIPFHIFFLATLLGLIPASYITVKIISGILYLNCDIYSSILHRLAGLALGDLKSVKDLYDFKTLSVLFLIGSISIFPTLLKRKRIYE, translated from the exons ATGGCATCAGCAAGGAATCTAGTAGTTGAAATAGCAGCAGGAAACGAGAGAGGGAAGGTGTTAACGATGAGAGATGAAGAGAAAGCTAAAGAGGACGATTCACCCTCTGCTAAAAGGTCTAAATTTGAGAGATTTCCATTGACAAGATGGGAATTAGCTGCTGCTCTTGGGGTCTTTTTAGTCTTTTCAACTGGTTTGTTTTGTATCTACTTGACAATGCCTGCTGCTGATTATGGCAAGCTCAAGTTGCCTCGTTCTATTTCAGATCTTCGCTTGCTCAA AGACAATCTTGCAACATATGTGAGTGAATATCCAGCACAGTTCATTCTGGGCTACTGCTCTACTTATATCTTCATGCAGACCTTCATGATTCCTGGAACAATTTTCATGTCATTACTAGCTGGAGCTCTTTTTGGCATTGTTAGGGGACTCTTTTTAGTTGTCTTCAATGCCACAGCTGGAGCGTCTTCCTGCTTTTTCTTGTCTAAGTTGATTGGCAGGCCTCTAGTTAATTGGTTGTGGCCtgaaaaaatgagattttttcaGGCAGAG ATTGCTAAGCGAAAGGAAAAACTGCTGAATTACATGCTCTTCTTGAGAGTAACTCCAACGTTGCCCAATCTTTTTATCAATTTGGCATCTCCAATAGTGGACATaccatttcatattttctttttggctaCTTTACTAGGTCTTATTCCTGCTTCATATATCACTGTCAAG atcatttctGGAATATTATATTTGAACTGCGACATATATTCATCAATATTGCACCGTTTG GCTGGCCTTGCTCTTGGGGATCTCAAGTCAGTTAAGGATCTATATGATTTCAAAACTTTGTCTGTGCTCTTCCTTATTGGATCCATTTCTATATTTCCtacccttttaaagagaaagcgGATATATGAGTGA
- the LOC133670275 gene encoding uncharacterized membrane protein At4g09580-like isoform X2 yields the protein MASARNLVVEIAAGNERGKVLTMRDEEKAKEDDSPSAKRSKFERFPLTRWELAAALGVFLVFSTGLFCIYLTMPAADYGKLKLPRSISDLRLLKDNLATYVSEYPAQFILGYCSTYIFMQTFMIPGTIFMSLLAGALFGIVRGLFLVVFNATAGASSCFFLSKLIGRPLVNWLWPEKMRFFQAEIAKRKEKLLNYMLFLRVTPTLPNLFINLASPIVDIPFHIFFLATLLGLIPASYITVKAGLALGDLKSVKDLYDFKTLSVLFLIGSISIFPTLLKRKRIYE from the exons ATGGCATCAGCAAGGAATCTAGTAGTTGAAATAGCAGCAGGAAACGAGAGAGGGAAGGTGTTAACGATGAGAGATGAAGAGAAAGCTAAAGAGGACGATTCACCCTCTGCTAAAAGGTCTAAATTTGAGAGATTTCCATTGACAAGATGGGAATTAGCTGCTGCTCTTGGGGTCTTTTTAGTCTTTTCAACTGGTTTGTTTTGTATCTACTTGACAATGCCTGCTGCTGATTATGGCAAGCTCAAGTTGCCTCGTTCTATTTCAGATCTTCGCTTGCTCAA AGACAATCTTGCAACATATGTGAGTGAATATCCAGCACAGTTCATTCTGGGCTACTGCTCTACTTATATCTTCATGCAGACCTTCATGATTCCTGGAACAATTTTCATGTCATTACTAGCTGGAGCTCTTTTTGGCATTGTTAGGGGACTCTTTTTAGTTGTCTTCAATGCCACAGCTGGAGCGTCTTCCTGCTTTTTCTTGTCTAAGTTGATTGGCAGGCCTCTAGTTAATTGGTTGTGGCCtgaaaaaatgagattttttcaGGCAGAG ATTGCTAAGCGAAAGGAAAAACTGCTGAATTACATGCTCTTCTTGAGAGTAACTCCAACGTTGCCCAATCTTTTTATCAATTTGGCATCTCCAATAGTGGACATaccatttcatattttctttttggctaCTTTACTAGGTCTTATTCCTGCTTCATATATCACTGTCAAG GCTGGCCTTGCTCTTGGGGATCTCAAGTCAGTTAAGGATCTATATGATTTCAAAACTTTGTCTGTGCTCTTCCTTATTGGATCCATTTCTATATTTCCtacccttttaaagagaaagcgGATATATGAGTGA